The genomic stretch ACATGAGTATTCAATCCACTAGTGAACTGGATATTGCTGAAAAGGATGAACATTATACTGCCCTGTATAATCAAGTGAGCGAGAAATATTTTAGTCGGCCATAGTTTTAAAAGTAGCAGAAGGTCATCTATTTCCTTTTGTATTGGATAGATGACCTTTTTTAGAGTTGAGAAGCTACTTAAGGATGACGATAACCCTAAAAAAGCTTAATATTAGTAAATATAGAACAGAAAATTATGAAAGGACATTGGAAACATTGGGTTATATAAGTTAAGAAATTCTGAATGTGACCTGAAAGATAGGCCAATCTTATAGTTGAGGATGATTCATGTGAAGCAAGGACTCATTGTGTTTTTGAAAGGAATTTCAAGTTCGGGAAAAGACGAGCATCTCGATGGAACTGAAAAATCAGATAGATATTCCTTTTTATCATCTATCTATTCGTAATCATAATCAATTTATCGATAATACATATCCAGATATGTCGACTACAAGGGAATTAGATGATCACGTTGTCGAAGATATCCTTTTTGATCTGATCATCTCCGTGCAAATTGTTTTCGGAAATGGGTTTGAATGTCATCGTGGATACCGTCATCGACAATGACAAGTGGTTTAATGATTTTTATGATTTACTTTCGGAGCATCTATATTGTTTGTAGGCGTACGATGCTCGAAAGAAGAACTCATAAGAAGAGAGCAAATAAGAGGAGATAGAAAGATTGGACTAGCAAATTAAAAGTTCAACAAAGTATATTGCTTTAATGAATATGACCTTGAAGTAAATACTGAAAAGTTGAATCCAACAGAATGCGCCGAAAAGATATTAAGTTTTATTAAGTCCAATAAGGATTACTCGGTATTTAAGAAATTGAAGTGTATGACATCAGATAACAACGTTCTGATCTTCAGTCCGTTTGACCCTTGGTTCGTAAGAGAGGTAGGCATAGAAGTAGATTCAGCTTACAACCCTAAGATGCTAAGTCTGACGACCCGGTAGCTACACTACTTTAAGCTGCTTGAATGTCAGGATACACGATCGATAGATGATATTGCTGAAGAATACCGTTCTTTAACTGAAATTTTACAGTTTGATATCCTTATGCTGGGACAGTACTTGAGGGAATTGCAAATTCATATGATAGATATGTTGTACTTTGAGAAGATTCTAGAGCAGAGACTGAAAAAAATTTAGAATTTTAGGGAAAATATTTATTCGATAAAGAACAGACGCTAATATTATAGCATCTGTTCTTTATTTTTATTTCCTGGTCTAATTATTTATATTTCAATTTAAAATTAAATTTTATTTTTGCTATATACCCTAATGAAAGTCCGAGATAACAAATTCCTAGTCCAATATATAATCCAGGAAGTTTAAAGTATTCAATCATAAGATAAATAATAACAAGTGAGATCCCACAAATAAATGAAGAATAGAGTAATACCCACTTTTCTAAGTTTATGGCTTGTAGCGTAGATCTGAATATCATTTGTATTCCGTTGATTATATTTGCTGCAAGCGCAATTGGTAATACTTGATGTACAATAAGCACAATATTCTCTTTGTCGGTAATTAGTCTGGCGATCGGTGATGAGAACATAATCATTATAAGAGCAAGAGGAAATAGTAGCGCTAGAAGAAAAACGCAAGATAACCCAGTATATTCAGTACCTTTCTGTGGCTCTTTACCATATGCCTGAGCTGAGAGCGTCATACATACGCCTGAAAGAGCGTACATCGGAATCATAAAAAGCTCTGTTAAAGTTACGATAATCGTATACACAGCCAGCAAATGAACATCCATTCTTGAAACAAATGCCGTTAGTGCAATAGCAAACAAAGCATATTCAATTAAATCTTGAAGTGCAAGGGGTATGTACAGACGAAATAAGCGATAAAAAATTTCTTTATTTAAAACAAAAGAATAATTAAAGATTTTATATTTTTGAAAGAAAAAGATACTAAGAATTAAGCTTATTGTATAACCGATTACGGAACCAACAGCTGCTCCTGTCGCTCCTAATTCAGGAAATCCAAATTTCCCGTGAACAAGCACAAAATCTACGCATACATTCACTATACTAGCGGCAGTTAAGCTATACACTAATATATGAGATTTATTAATATTCTTAAAATAAGATGAAAAATTAAATAATATTAAATTAATACCAATAGTTAAACCGGCTACTTTAAGATATTCTCCAGCTACAGAGAGAGTTTCCGCATGTAAGCCATAAATGTTCTCCATTATTTTTGTTCCATAACCTAAAATAAGAATCTCACATAAAACTCCAATTATTACAGAAATGCTCATTGTTACATTAAAAGATTCGCCGAACTTTTTAATATTGTTTTCTCCAAAATATTGACCTCCAACGATATTAAATGCACTACATAACATTCCTATCGTGCCAGTAATTAGAAATATAAAAGAAGAAGCTACTCCAACTGCTGCAAAATCTTCAACTTTTAATCTTCCCACAATAGCTTGGTCCGTAATTTGAAAAACAATTTGAAAAAATTGAGTTAACATAAGCGGAACTGCCATGTTAGTGATTAGTTTTAATT from Paenibacillus polygoni encodes the following:
- a CDS encoding MATE family efflux transporter yields the protein MVKNRFGYNRSKLKLITNMAVPLMLTQFFQIVFQITDQAIVGRLKVEDFAAVGVASSFIFLITGTIGMLCSAFNIVGGQYFGENNIKKFGESFNVTMSISVIIGVLCEILILGYGTKIMENIYGLHAETLSVAGEYLKVAGLTIGINLILFNFSSYFKNINKSHILVYSLTAASIVNVCVDFVLVHGKFGFPELGATGAAVGSVIGYTISLILSIFFFQKYKIFNYSFVLNKEIFYRLFRLYIPLALQDLIEYALFAIALTAFVSRMDVHLLAVYTIIVTLTELFMIPMYALSGVCMTLSAQAYGKEPQKGTEYTGLSCVFLLALLFPLALIMIMFSSPIARLITDKENIVLIVHQVLPIALAANIINGIQMIFRSTLQAINLEKWVLLYSSFICGISLVIIYLMIEYFKLPGLYIGLGICYLGLSLGYIAKIKFNFKLKYK